attcatataataataaatttagtcttaattagttaagatggtaaatcaaaattaaatttgcttaatttattattttatgaaaaatattttattaaaataaaagtgATATTATTTTAACTagagcaaaattaaaattagaattaatgccacaatttattcattttattttttgcttaattggattagtaattattagaatattatttggtaaaaatattttttttttcaactaaattaaagaatattgattttgtgaaaaaacacatttttccaaaatagtgagtgggagagggagttatgacaataagtctcatggtctccattattggttgaacactaagaggcataggaagggcctctgTTCAGTCTCCTTTTGTGTTTGTGTATAGGTTGTATTTTAGCTAGTTTTTATGTTATTTAGTGTAGTATTACGTTTGTCTTTGTTGTTTTTTAGGTTTTAGTTAATAAATCAAGAAAAGAGCAAATGAAGAAAATTgacagaaaaatgatgaaaaatcgACTTCTTGATGTTGCTTCGGTGAAAAGATGAATCCTCGAGATCTTTTATGGCTTCATTGAACTTTCTAGACAAAAAGTGCTTAAGTTGAAGAAGTTATTAAGAGCCGTGGCACGACTTGGTGGCGTCGCGGACAGGTCCTTTGCAGAATGCTTGTTTTTCAATGTTCAGTACGGGTCATGACGCTGAAAGGAGGGGCCGCAACGCTAAGAAATTTTCAAGCTCGGAAATATGCACAAGTCGCGGCAGAGGAATAGACGGGTCGCTACCTGCCTGAACGATGGGAGCCAAGATTAGGGACACGGGCCACGGTGCTTGAATAGCTGGGATACGGCCTGCATTGCTGCAGAAAGAAAAATTAGGTTAAAAACCTAATTTTGAAAGGAGAGAGGCATCAAGATTTTTGGGAGGACGATTTTGGGGAGCAAATAATACACTGTGGAGCATCGCCATTTTTTTTCAAGAGTTATTTTTCTATTACCTTAGAATTCTATGTTATTTTCCATTGTTGTTTATATTtagaatgatgattatgaactaaatttgtTATTAGGGATTTTAATTGAGTCACTTGAACTCCTATTATGATCTAATGCAAAGttgattttcttcttcaatttttgagTCTCTTGCCTATCTATGCTTATTGTTTGATATTTGATTGGCCATTTAGTATCATAATCTACATGTTTcttaatcaaaatctgaaaagtgagatttaattatgctttaATAAGTTAGACATAAGCTTAATCATAGAACGAGAGTATAGTGATTGTTTATGTGGCATATTAAAATTGTGAATGTTAATGCTTCCTAGTTGATGAATTTATcttagaaatatagaaaattctgATCTAGGTCGAGGTTTGTAATTTGTAACTTGATTATAAACTACTTTTGATGAATTGCTAGCatgataagaagaaaagaaaacctGCATTAGTAATTGATAGGagggatagttgatgagattaaaatCCCTAATTGCTTAATCTTGAATTTATATATTGTGTTTCTTTATATTTCTTTATTCTTGAAATTTACAATAGTTTATGTTCTTTTTCTTTACTTTTACAAACAAACATATGTTAACCAAATAgagacaaaaaaaattaattgattggtaattgataattcaatCCTTGTGGGACGATACTTAGTCTTACcaagatttattacaaattgcgattatgtgcacttgcatagctattaaattttgcaacaagtttttggcgcagTTGTCGGGGACTGAAAATTATCAATACCaaagtaattaattttatttctaattttgttgttctttgaactatttctaACTTGTTTTGCGTGCATTCTTGACCATTTTTTTCAGATAGTTCTGTAATATGCGTAGCAGAAGATGAGCAGATAGCCCTGTTCCtattaatcctgagattgaaaaagcGTGCAGGCAGAATTGTAGAAACAAAAGAGCTACTAGTCCAACTGTGGTTATGGAAAATCCTCAAAATAATGATGGGTTGAATGGAGAGGTGCCAGAAGTTGTGCTAGGACAACCTCAGAATCTCGCTATGAGAAGCTTATGGGATTATGTACTCCCAATTGTCGCGAGTGCAAACATGTATAAGACCACTGAATGTGGAGGCTAATAACTTTGAGATTAAGTCTAAGATTTTACAAATGGTGCAATCCACTGTGAAATTTGGTGGCTTGCCTTCAGAAGACCCTCACATGCATTTAGCTAATTTTCTGGAGCTATGTGCAACATTCAAGTATAATGAGAAGAGTGATGATGCAAACAGGTTGAGGCTATTCCCATATTTGCTGTGGGAaagagctaaaagttggttgaactcccttcaatccaATTCTATAAGTACTTGGGAGGATTTGGCTCAGAAATCTTGCCAAGTACTTTCCTCCATCAAAGGCTACTAAATTAAGGGGGGAGATCAATAATTTTTACCAGCTTGAGGGAGAATCTCTATATGACTCTTGGGAAAGGTTCAAGGAACTATTGAGAAAGTGTCATCATCATGACATTGAAAAGTGAATGTTGGTCTACAACTTTTACAATGGATTGTGCAGTACTACTCGCACCATAATTGATGTCGTAGCTGGAGGGGCATTCATGAGTAAGAGTGCCAATGAAGCATATGAATTGTTAGAAGACATGGCCACCAACAACAACCAATTGTCCAATGAGAGGTCAACCAGAGTTAGAAAGGTTTCCGGAGTTCACGAACTTGATGCCATCACTGCCTTGACTACTCAGGTTGCTTCCTTGACAAAACAGTTGCAACAGAACACTATGTCGGTTAATGGCATTCAGATGCCAGCATATTGTGAAATTTGTGGTTGTCCTCACCAATTTGAGCAGTGTATGACAACAAATTTCAATAACACCATACCTATGGAGCAAGTCAACATGATGAGTAATTTTAATAGGCAAGCCAACAACACTTTCTCCAACACTAACAACCTGGGGGGGGGGAGGAATCACCCTAATTTTtcatggaaaaataatcaaggccctcaacAACGATTTCAGCAGCCCGTTTCTCAAGTTCCACCGCAAGAAATGTCACAAccacaaatttctcaagagaAGACAAATGAATTACAAGCTACACTATTGACGAACTCCCAAGCTCAGTTTATGACTGAAACTCGGCCATACATCATAAATCTTGAAATGAAAGTGGGTCAATTGGCAAATATGTTACAAAGTAGACCTCAAGAAAATTTTCCAAGTAATAATGAGGTGAATCCTAAAGAGCAGTGCAATGTAATCTCCTTGAGGAGCGGTAAGGAGTTGGAAGAGCCAATTGAGAAATATAGTCTTTCACCAAAAATGGACTCTGAAATAAAAGGAAAGGTGGAAGAAGAGGTTACTGAGAACCTTGAGAATAAGCAGCCAGAAAGAAGTATTGAGCATCACATCAAGATCCCATATCCTCATAGGCTGCAAAAGAAGACGCTTGACAAGCAGTTTTCCAAGTTTTTAGATGTTTCCCGAAAACTTCACATCAACATTCCCTTTGTATAAGCTTTAGAACAAATTTTGAGTTATGTGAAGTTCATGAAGAAATCTTGTCGAAGAAAAGGAAATTGGAGGATTATGAGATggtggcacttactgaggagtgcagtgcaATATTGCAAAAGAAACTACTGCCCAAGCTTAAAGAACTAGATAGTTTTACCATTTCTTATACTATAGGGAATGCGATTTTTGAGAAGgcattatgtgatttaggggaAAATGTGAATCTGGTGCCTCTATCTATCTATATAGAAAATTGAAATTGGGAGACGGTCGCTCTACTACTGTGTCCCTACAAATTGCGGATCGTTCAGTGAAGCACCCaagaggtattattgaggatgtattggtaaaAGTGGACAAATTCATCTTTCATGCGtactttattattcttgatatggaggaagatgaaaatattttgatcattctTGGGAGACCATTTTTAGCTACTGGAAGGGCGCTAATTGATGTGCAAAAAAGGGAATTGAAGCTGCGGGTGCAAAATgaagaggtaacatttaatgtttttgctgCAACTGAAATTCCAACATGTTGTATAGTGGATGTGATAACACAAGGCGGTAGTAAAGTGGAAGTGATCAAGAGAAAGGTCATTGCCAAAGATGGTATTCAAATAGTGTATAAGCGTGTGAAAAGGTTCTTTAGTAGGAAAGCTCAAATGCTACATGAGCGGTGGAAAGCTCCAAAAAGTTGCAACATCATATGACGAGCTGTTTCATATGACACATTGGCTCTTAAAGATTCCAGGGGTGGTCTTGATCCAAGTTAATTTGAAGATGAATTTAGCGTccagctaaatgacgttaacgacatcGCCTTTGGGAGGCATCCCATATTTCTTATTTCCTTTCTTTACTTTTTGGTCTAGTGGaaaaaaatttaagtttaatttttgCACTTGTAAATAATGAATTTTTggattatttttgtaaatatagaACCATGGAAAGCGTCAAAACTCAAAAACAATGAAAAAAAAtgcaaatataatttttttttattaagggTCGCAACAAGACCTTATGGTGTCGCGGCATGGCCTTGTGGTACTGTGGAAAGGCCCCTTACAGAAACAAGTAGTTCTGCCAATGAGGCCACGGCACAGCTCGACAGGGCCACAACtctcaaacccagaaaattgcAAAAAAGGGAGGCGAGCCGCGACAAAGAcaagggagggccgcgacccttgaagCCAAAATTCTCAAAAAAAAAGGTGGGCCACGGTGCTCTAATAGGCAGGCCGCGGCGTTGGAATAGGCGGGCCACGACCCTGGGTCGCGCTACAGGTTTAAAGAGGAATTTCTCCACTTCTTCACTTTACATATTTTTTTCCTCTTCCATGTACCTCTGAATCCTCCATTGTCACCCTCAATAATCCATCCATTTTCATTATATCACCATCCCTAAACCATTTCTCATCTCCATTTTCCTTCATTTAACCTAAAACAACAATTTTCTCCCCCATAAAACCCTATATTTGAAAATTCTCATTCAACACCACGGAAGTTTGAAATTGTTGTTGGGAAAGGAAGGagaagagtaaaaaaaaaaatggggtTTCTCACTCAAGTAAGTACAATTTATcaattttctttgaattttcagTGCTAAGTTGGTAGTTTGTAGATATATTGTGAGTGGGAATTATTGTGGATCAATTTTGTGGGATTGCGACTAAAAGTAAATTGTTGGTGCATTTTTGGATTATTTTGGTGATATTTTGATTTTGGGGAAGTAAGAAAAACAATGGGAGGTTCTACCCAATTTTTTCTAGGAAATTTGGTGATTGAAATCGGTTGTAAACTTGTACGATGGGTCCTAAAAGAAATCCTACAAAAGCGGCTCATTCCAAGAAAGCCTCATCATCCCGAGCCCTTAAACacagccaccaccaccacccactAGCTTTAATATCAACAAATTCAAAAATAAGGAGGCTGCGGACTTGTTTAAAAGAATCAATGGGAAATCGGTTGTTTTGGAAAGAGGAATGGAGTATCAAGTGGAACCTTACCCGAATGATCCTCCATATGAGTCAATAAGAGCTGAAATTACTAGAAGAAATTGGGGTATGTTTTGTAAGCCCATACAAGTGGATAGTGCTAACTACTCTCAACTGTATGAGTTTTATGCAAATTTCCCAAGTCAAGATGATGAGTTAAAAGTTTTTGTTCGAGGAAAGGAGGTGCCATCTGACATTGATTCTTTCAACACTTTGCTCCACCTACCTACTATTCTGGCAACTGAAGATGAACACTAACAATTGACTCATTTTAGCGAGGTCGATTATGTAGAGGTGGTAGAGACATTGAGCATGCTGGGGGCTCGATTTAATTATCATGGTGGTGAGCCAAAGCATTTGTTCCGATGGCAATTGAATCTCATTGCTCGTGCTTGGGCTTATTTTGTGAGTGCTCATTTGTTTCCCAACACTCATTTATCCTATATTGATCGGGAGAGATGTATGTTAGTTTACACTATCATGACAGGGAAAACAATGGATGTGGGACGTGTACTCAGGTATAGCATCAGAAACATCATTAAGTTCAACACCCCTGGTGGCTTGGCGCATGCATGTTTATAACTCAGTTGTGTAAGACTTATGAGGTGCCAGTGATTGAAGGAGACATCACATGGAAGCCCATGAAACCGATAACTGTGTCTATGGTTCATGGTTTTCCTCCGACCTCTCTTGAGCCCCCACAACAAGCCCCAAACGTCCGCGGGGTGGAAAAGATGAGGAGACTAATCCTGTTGGTACAGGTGGAGTTGATGATGCAGGGCCGAGTGGTAGTGCACTCTATTTGGCTATTGGTTGGCCCATTGATTACCATACTTAGCGCACACATAATCGACTGGATTATATCATTCAACAAAATCAGTATATGATCTAGTCACATCATGCTCAAAACCAACATGTCAATATATGGAGCAGCGCAGTGAGTATGAAGCACAACATGTGGATGCACTCAATGCTTTGAACAACAGTGCTTGATGAGTGAGGCCGACCAGAATACCTTTATGTATCCCCTGTCGTACATGCCTTACAACCCACTGCCTCCACCACCACCATACTGATGTGGCGAATGTCCTGTTCGGTAAGTTTTCTTTTCTTATCTTTTTATgacacattggggacaatgtgtcaattaagtttgggggaggagaTTTACTTTTCTTTTGTATAGATTGAATAATTTGTTTTTGTGTTTTAGTTGTGTATTATATTTGGTTAGTTTTTTATTTACTATGTTGTTGTGTCTAGGATTGTTACAGTGTCATGTTTGTGTGAATTAAGTTGTCAATGCTAGCTGATGATATGGAAGAAAATGTCgtgcaaattttaaaaaaatttgatcaaTTCAATTCGTGTGATTGGTTAGACTTCATTGGTAACTTGTTTCGTtccataaaaaaaatgaatgtttAGCCATGATTGAAAAATTCTttgcaatttgaatttgaatgtatgcattgttaaaaATTGACTAGTGGTTTGATGAATTGATGAATCTAGAACTTGCTTATTTATCATTTGAGACAAAATCCTAGATGAGATGTTCTTaggaaagtgatttaggcaatttcttGGAacatttgagcctttcaagccaacccaaAAGTAATTTTCCATTGTTACCCTAGTTGAGCCTAAATTATCCTCTTTGTTGTTTAACACCAATTGTGAGCCAAATATTTtgttagttttctttcctttaccAAATTACTATGAGCACATGGAAAAATAATGGGGAATGAATTGTAATGAGATGTGATTAGTTTTGTAATTTGGTGTATTGTAATGAAGAGTAAAAAGGTtgagaattgaaaaaaaaaaaaaaaaaaaaagcaaaataaaaCAAATTTGAAAATCCAAGCTACACTCTTGTTATGCTTTCACAAaagcaagtttgggggagtttagtttgattaaataaataaataaatgaatgaatgatCAAGTGAAATAAGTGTttctcaactttttttttttgattcAGAACGCTTTCAAAAGGTTCTCTAAGAACAGCCAGTCAATAGTATCATAAGTTTTACCCAAATCAATTTTCAGAACACACTGAGGAGAAATATTCCTCCGCTTATAACCTTTAATAAGATCCTGAAAAATGAAGATGTTATGAGCCAAAGACCGATTCTGGACAAAAGCCCCCCTGATTTTGGTTAATTAAAACTGGTAACACCCTAGCCAATCTCATACAAATCATTTTCGATATACACTTATAAAGTGTATTGCAACAAGAAATCGGTCTAAAATCCACTGCCTTAGAAGGATTCTCCACTTTGGGAATGAGAGAAAGAGTTGTATTATTTATCTCATTAGGCAGCTCACCTTTTTCAAAGAACCCCAAAATAGCATTCGAAATTTCATCTCCAATATCCTTCCATAAAAACTTATAGAAGCCTGAATTAAAACCATCCGGACTTGGAATTTTAACAGAGTTGATATGAAACAAAGAAACTTTCACATCTTTCTTTGTGAAAGGCTTTAACAGACCCAGCTGTTGATCCAAATTTAAGACAGCACCATGAACAAAACAATTCTGCTGAATGGCTGAGGATGCCGAGCTAGAACTTCCCATAATATTTCTAAAATGATGAATAAAGTGACTAATAAGATCCTCAAAATTTTCATGAACCTGACCAATATCATCTATAAATGAAGTGACCCTATTAGCAATTCTTCGCTGCTTCAAACAAGCATGGAAATAGGCTAAATTATCGTCGCCAAAGCGAAGCCAAGTAATTTTGCTTCTCTGCCTTATGAAACTTTCATACATCCTGGACTGAATATACAATCTAACACCAGCAGTCTGACCAACATCTTGGAGGGACTCTGAATGAGGATTTTGCTGAAGTGAAAGCTGAGCCTGCTGAAACTAATCTTTAGCAGCTGAGAAATTAATCGTCACATCTCCAATCGCCTCTTTATTGAACTTACGTAACACATGCTTAAGTCTATCTAGTTTCCTCTTAATACAgaacaatcctggagcatgtaaAGGTTTGTACCAGCTGCTCAACACTACACTTCGGAAATCCTTATGCTCGGTCCACATGTTATAAAATCTGAAAGGTTTCACTCCCAACAACTCAGTAGCAGCAGATTTAATAAGACAATACCAGTGATCAGAAATTGAATCCCAATTAGTTAAAGCTTCAGAATTAGGAAACATGTCCATCCAAGCTTCATTCTTAAACACCCTGTCCACTTTAGAAAATATTCTGGCCCCAGCCTCCTGATTATTAGTCCAAGTGTAGCGAGAACCAATGGATCGCATCTCATCCGCCAAACCAAGAGCTCTCCACTGTTGAGCATCAGTCATTTCAAACTCAGTAATAGTACGCCCTCCAATTCGATCATCATAATCAAACACTGCATTAAAGTCACCAGCCATAAGCCACGGCTTAACAAGGAACACCAAAGAAGCTAAATCCTGCTAAAGAACTTGCCTTTCCTCTATCGAATTTTTACCATATACAAAGGTTGTACAAACCACCTGACTGCTATCCTTAAAAGTCACTTGGCTGTGAATAAATTGAAGATTGATTTGAAGAATATTTATAGAAACAAACCCAGGATGCCAAACCAGCAACAATCTACCCTCACAGACCGAGCTGGTATAGTACTCCCAACCACGAAAAACACTCATCATAAACTCCTCAACTTTATTACCTCGAAGCTTAGTTTCAAGAAAAGCTCCTATGCCTACCTTATTGCAATGACAGAAAGATAAAAGGGACCTTTGTTTATTCTTATTGTTCAAGCCCCTAACATTCCAACTAAGTATAGACTTACCCTCCATTGAGTATGTTGGTAGAAGTCAATCCCAGTTTTGTTACCTCCACTGCTTGATCTTGTAACACTTTGAAAGAATTCAGTAAAGTAGATTTATCATTAGCAGCAGTTGGTTTCTTGCCTCCAAACCGTTTAGGAGTTGTCCATTCT
This genomic interval from Humulus lupulus chromosome 8, drHumLupu1.1, whole genome shotgun sequence contains the following:
- the LOC133795982 gene encoding uncharacterized protein LOC133795982; this encodes MLREGKLIAQVDLEEIEVEAYFWSLALVCVVLGANPPFSVFEGFIKRLWGKLGIERIARMNAGYTIVKFWDEATRDLVLETGVVHFDRKPIILRPWSTDLDTLKLVKSVPVWIRLPDLGLQYWGVKCLSALVSTIGKPILIDKVTKDRSMVKFARVLVDMEISENFPKTISFLNERGQLMDQIIEYEWQPTQCSCCKALGHYVAFCKRKQEGVWRKKEVIQGPVNSDETPIAAVETLDKSGTKETSNSDTVISVKKNGPDIEEVVTRSSSGGNKTGIDFYQHTQWRVGIGAFLETKLRGNKVEEFMMSVFRGWEYYTSSVCEGRLLLVWHPGFVSINILQINLQFIHSQVTFKDSSQPWLMAGDFNAVFDYDDRIGGRTITEFEMTDAQQWRALGLADEMRSIGSRYTWTNNQEAGARIFSKVDRVFKNEAWMDMFPNSEALTNWDSISDHWYCLIKSAATELLGVKPFRFYNMWTEHKDFRSVVLSSWYKPLHAPGLFCIKRKLDRLKHVLRKFNKEAIGDVTINFSAAKD